The region GAGGCCGAAGATCCTGACAAAGACATACAGCTTTACATAAACAGTCCTGGTGGTTCCGTCACCTCAGGTCTTGCGATCTACGACACGATGCAGTACGTCAAATGCGACGTGGTCACCATCTGTGTCGGTCAAGCGGCGTCCATGGCGGCCGTTTTGCTCGCCAGTGGAACTAAAGGCAAACGCTTCGCACTGCCGAACGCCAGGATCATGTTGCACCAACCTCTAGGTGGTGCCGAAGGTCCCGTCAAGGACATCGAGATAATCACGAAAGAACTGTTGAGGATAAAGAATCTCATAAACAAGATACTCAGTGAAAAGACAGGTCAACCAATCGAAAGGATCGAAAAAGACACAGACAGAGATTTCTTCATGGACGCTTACGAGGCACTCCAGTACGGACTCATAGACAGGGTGATCGAGCCAAAAAGAAGGTGAGTTGTTTGAAACTCACCCCCATGATGGAGCAGTACATGCAGATAAAATCCAAATACAAGGATGCGATCCTGCTCTTTCGGCTCGGTGACTTCTACGAAGCTTTCTTCGACGATGC is a window of Pseudothermotoga sp. DNA encoding:
- the clpP gene encoding ATP-dependent Clp endopeptidase proteolytic subunit ClpP; protein product: MDQREIAQLIPTVIETTGRYERAYDIYSRLLKDRIVFLGYPIDDHTANLVVAQLLFLEAEDPDKDIQLYINSPGGSVTSGLAIYDTMQYVKCDVVTICVGQAASMAAVLLASGTKGKRFALPNARIMLHQPLGGAEGPVKDIEIITKELLRIKNLINKILSEKTGQPIERIEKDTDRDFFMDAYEALQYGLIDRVIEPKRR